The Aeromicrobium yanjiei genome includes a region encoding these proteins:
- a CDS encoding methylmalonyl-CoA mutase subunit beta, producing the protein MASDGSTVDVPLSEGLEHTQQEWEQATAAVLRKSRRLSDDAADSDVWSTLATTTLDGIVVTPLGTPALSADVPDGGLPGQAPFTRGAVASRELDGWDVRAWFTDPDPERTARDVVTDLENGVNSLWISAGTGGVPLDALGRVLEPVFLDLAPVVLDAPFEPVEAAQALVDVIGDKGVDPAPGTSLGADPIGAAFRGRGVTDLDVAVQVARLAQTVGARGITVDATAVHDAGASDVQELAYSLGAGVTYLRLLVDAGLDVDTAAGLIDFRYAATDEQFPTIAKFRAARRLWNRVAELSGVTSAAAGQVQHGVTSRPMMARYDPYVNMLRTTVASFAAGVGGATSVTVLPFDEPLGLPEPFSRRIARNTSSLLISESHVAAVTDPAGGSHAVEKLTDDLARAAWALFGEIDATDSLDAALSLVRGKVEQTVSERALAIAKRRRPITGVSEFPNLDEQLPERRPYAEPLEVHRYAGEFEALRDEPTRQPVFLASMGPIAAHTARATFAANLLAAGGVKTVVAGATDGPDDVLTAYDAAGKPSVVCLVGNDAAYEQWGADLVTALRGAGATYVILAGKADVGADTTIAMGLDALAFLRSIREELGA; encoded by the coding sequence ATGGCATCTGACGGCTCGACAGTCGACGTCCCGCTCTCCGAAGGGCTGGAGCACACGCAGCAGGAGTGGGAGCAGGCGACGGCAGCCGTCCTTCGCAAGTCCCGCCGGCTGTCCGACGACGCGGCCGACAGCGACGTCTGGTCGACGCTGGCCACGACCACGCTCGACGGGATCGTGGTCACACCCCTCGGCACCCCGGCGCTGAGCGCTGACGTCCCCGACGGCGGCCTCCCCGGGCAGGCGCCCTTCACGCGTGGTGCGGTCGCGTCCCGCGAGCTGGACGGCTGGGACGTCCGCGCGTGGTTCACCGATCCCGATCCCGAGCGCACGGCACGCGACGTCGTCACCGACCTCGAGAACGGCGTCAACTCGCTCTGGATCTCCGCCGGCACCGGCGGCGTCCCGCTGGACGCCCTGGGCCGCGTGCTCGAGCCGGTCTTCCTGGACCTCGCGCCGGTCGTCCTCGACGCCCCGTTCGAGCCGGTGGAGGCGGCGCAGGCCCTCGTCGACGTGATCGGCGACAAGGGCGTGGACCCCGCCCCGGGCACGAGCCTCGGTGCGGACCCGATCGGCGCCGCGTTCCGCGGCCGCGGGGTCACCGACCTCGACGTCGCGGTGCAGGTCGCCCGTCTGGCGCAGACGGTCGGGGCGCGCGGCATCACGGTCGACGCGACGGCGGTGCACGACGCCGGCGCCTCGGACGTCCAGGAGCTGGCCTACTCGCTCGGCGCCGGGGTGACGTACCTGCGCCTGCTGGTCGACGCCGGCCTCGACGTCGACACCGCAGCCGGGCTGATCGACTTCCGCTACGCCGCGACCGACGAGCAGTTCCCGACGATCGCGAAGTTCCGCGCAGCCCGCCGCCTCTGGAACCGCGTGGCCGAGCTCAGCGGCGTCACCTCCGCTGCGGCCGGGCAGGTCCAGCACGGGGTCACCTCCCGCCCGATGATGGCCAGGTACGACCCCTACGTGAACATGCTCCGCACGACCGTGGCCTCGTTCGCGGCCGGTGTCGGTGGTGCCACCTCGGTGACCGTCCTGCCCTTCGACGAGCCGCTGGGCCTCCCGGAGCCGTTCAGCCGCCGGATCGCCCGCAACACGTCCAGCCTGCTCATCAGCGAGTCGCACGTCGCGGCGGTCACAGACCCGGCCGGCGGCTCCCACGCGGTGGAGAAGCTCACCGACGACCTCGCCCGCGCCGCATGGGCGCTGTTCGGCGAGATCGACGCGACCGACAGCCTCGACGCCGCGCTGTCGCTCGTGCGCGGCAAGGTCGAGCAGACCGTCTCAGAGCGCGCGCTCGCGATCGCCAAGCGCCGCCGCCCCATCACGGGCGTCTCGGAGTTCCCCAACCTGGACGAGCAGCTGCCCGAGCGCCGTCCGTACGCCGAGCCCCTCGAGGTGCACCGCTACGCGGGCGAGTTCGAGGCGCTGCGTGACGAGCCGACGAGGCAGCCGGTGTTCCTCGCCTCGATGGGACCGATCGCGGCCCACACCGCGCGTGCCACGTTCGCCGCCAACCTGCTGGCCGCCGGCGGTGTGAAGACCGTCGTCGCCGGTGCCACCGACGGCCCCGACGACGTCCTCACGGCGTACGACGCGGCGGGCAAGCCGTCCGTCGTGTGCCTCGTCGGCAACGACGCGGCGTACGAGCAGTGGGGCGCAGACCTCGTCA